From a single Bacillus pseudomycoides DSM 12442 genomic region:
- a CDS encoding FAD binding domain-containing protein, whose amino-acid sequence MIPFDFEYYRPNCIEEAIRLFHQLDKEGKKPIYYGGGTEIITMGRLQQIIAKAVIDLKDIPECNICVWNDQNLILGATLTLTQVQEKKVFPLLGETAGRAADHTARNKITLGGNIAGKIIYREAVLPFLLADSTFVIAGKEGIKYIKAQQAFIEKLQLQKGEFLIQIITDQKYIESPYYSVKKRQLEKIDYPLVTVAALKSDEDIRIAFSGLCAFPFRSLAIEAVLNDWDIPVRKRIERALLHIPALILDDIRGSRAYRMFVLQHVLYDVLMKLEGVK is encoded by the coding sequence ATGATACCATTTGACTTTGAATATTATCGTCCGAATTGTATCGAAGAAGCAATCCGATTATTTCATCAGCTGGATAAAGAGGGAAAAAAGCCTATTTATTATGGAGGAGGCACTGAAATTATTACAATGGGGCGTTTGCAACAAATAATTGCGAAAGCGGTCATTGATTTGAAAGATATTCCCGAATGTAATATTTGTGTGTGGAATGACCAAAATCTTATTCTTGGAGCTACATTAACATTAACACAAGTTCAAGAGAAAAAAGTATTCCCTCTTCTTGGAGAGACTGCCGGAAGGGCTGCAGATCACACAGCAAGAAATAAAATTACGCTTGGTGGCAACATTGCAGGGAAAATTATATATAGGGAAGCAGTACTCCCTTTTTTACTAGCTGATAGCACATTTGTTATTGCAGGAAAAGAAGGTATAAAGTATATCAAGGCACAGCAAGCGTTTATTGAGAAGTTACAATTGCAAAAAGGTGAGTTTCTTATACAAATTATCACCGATCAAAAATATATAGAATCTCCTTATTACAGTGTAAAAAAAAGGCAATTAGAGAAAATTGATTACCCACTTGTAACAGTTGCTGCGTTAAAAAGTGATGAAGACATTCGAATTGCATTTAGTGGATTGTGTGCCTTTCCATTTCGGTCGCTCGCAATAGAGGCAGTGTTAAACGATTGGGATATTCCAGTAAGGAAGAGAATTGAGCGCGCCCTTCTTCATATTCCCGCACTTATATTAGATGATATACGAGGTTCGCGTGCTTATCGTATGTTTGTTTTGCAACATGTGCTTTATGATGTGCTGATGAAGCTGGAAGGGGTGAAATAA
- a CDS encoding (2Fe-2S)-binding protein has protein sequence MGNGQFILHVNGEDSEVIVRMADTLLYTLRHNLGLTGAKPGCENGDCGACTVLVEGLPIKSCIMLAVEAIDKRITTIEGLRETPIQRAFEDKWAFQCGYCTPGFIINCHALVTQKMDVDDSVIEEWLSSNICRCTSYQEIEEAVKSVLQKQREHQ, from the coding sequence ATGGGGAATGGGCAATTTATTCTTCATGTGAATGGGGAAGATAGTGAAGTGATTGTCAGAATGGCAGATACGCTATTATATACATTACGACATAACCTCGGTCTAACTGGAGCTAAGCCGGGATGTGAAAACGGTGATTGTGGTGCTTGTACAGTTCTTGTTGAGGGGCTACCAATTAAGTCTTGTATTATGTTAGCAGTGGAAGCGATTGATAAGCGGATTACAACGATTGAAGGCTTACGGGAAACGCCTATTCAGCGAGCTTTTGAAGACAAATGGGCTTTTCAGTGTGGGTATTGTACGCCTGGGTTTATTATAAATTGTCATGCGCTCGTTACACAAAAAATGGATGTGGATGATTCAGTTATTGAAGAATGGTTAAGTTCTAATATTTGCCGGTGCACAAGTTATCAAGAGATTGAAGAAGCTGTGAAATCTGTCTTACAAAAACAACGGGAGCATCAATGA